The following are encoded together in the Lathyrus oleraceus cultivar Zhongwan6 chromosome 3, CAAS_Psat_ZW6_1.0, whole genome shotgun sequence genome:
- the LOC127130995 gene encoding uncharacterized protein LOC127130995: MLDHGMIEILQNCNKDKVDVISPVFRIPEPIIVKYDGSKKKISPALVIKSAGPVPYSSDKAVPYRYNTVILKDGKEPKSHEDVVKKTVVNPAGPMGTSSSNPTTVVKGVDPVVDKSVKAPVLSKVEVRKRKERESSDSEEDVEDDVLDITPAKKQVVKKSSGKAAVVHLDNISFHLEDGAAKSKFVIQMRVAIERQLGKEAVEVKEVMELIKVAGLMKTVVGLPQCYEGLVKEFIVNIPEDISEKRSREYSAKFL; the protein is encoded by the exons atgctggatcacggAATGATCGAAATACTTCAGAATTGTAACAAGGATAAAGTTGATGTTATCTCTCCTGTATTCAGGATTCCAGAGCCTATTATCGtcaaatatgatggtagcaagaagAAGATTTCTCCAGCTCTTGTAATCAAGTcagcgggtcctgtcccgtattcatctgacAAGGCTGTTCCCTACAGGTATAACACAGTTATACTAAaagatggaaaggag ccgaaatcccatgaagacgtTGTGAAGAAGACTGTGGTTAATCCTGCGGGTCCCATGGGGACTTCTTCTTCCAATCCTACTactgttgtgaagggtgttgaccctgttgttgataaATCTGTGAAAGCTCCTGTCCTG AGTAAGGTTGAGGTTaggaagaggaaagaaagagagagttctgactctgaagaggatgTCGAAGATGATGTCCTAGACATCACCCCTGCTAAAAAGCAGGTTGTTAAGAAGTCTTCAGGAAAAGCTGCAGTTGTGCACTTAGATAACATCTCttttcatttagaagatggtgctgccaaatCGAAGTTTGTCATTCAGATGAGGGTAGCTATTGAAAGACAGTTGGGAAAAGAGGCTGTTGAGGTGAAGGAAGTCATGGAATTGATTAAGGTTGCTGGACTGATGAAGACAGTTGTTGGTttaccccaatgttatgaggggttagtTAAAGAATttattgtgaatatccctgaggatatttctgaaaaAAGAAGTAGGGAATATtctgcaaagtttttgtaa